A section of the Larus michahellis chromosome 1, bLarMic1.1, whole genome shotgun sequence genome encodes:
- the AGBL3 gene encoding cytosolic carboxypeptidase 3 isoform X2 — protein sequence MPPYQTPDKGTVIYLGEEANKTSCFMYSRVRGLCPLKQILRQKEDNTLIFEARFESGNLQKVVKVNEFEYQLTLRTDLYTSRHTQWYYFQVSNMQAGMPYRFTIVNFTNHNSLYKRGLRPLLYSEADAKKHKVGWRRTGNEIKYYKNNAGQGGHQYFSLTWTFQFPHDLDTCYFAHCYPYTYSNLQEYLVAISKDPVKSTFCKIHILCHSLAGNIVYVLTITNPPESGKGTERKAVILTARVHPGETNSSWIMKGFLDYILGDSGTARLLRDNFVFKVVPMLNPDGVIVGNHRCSLTGQDLNRKYRSNGKKCYPSIWYTRNMVKRVMGERDVFLYCDIHGHNGKKNVFMYGCERKQQAKSPYMHPRVFPLLLSKSCPDKFSFTDCHFRVRKSKEGTGRVVMWKMGINNSYTLEASICGSKLGCRQSTHFDMKDLESIGQHFCDALLDYCVHNETQGVETQHKIFQVPDPVKKVKLPIAASAKQVGGDFSSESLTHDRKGNQEKPSVSQEAGKSVCHDMIPSTRENFCSSSFNLVSQKMKKHNRESVSKSAEKTFQYLKGHDHSTKNNSKQEERKMKERLPSKSTRPKKTRTASQDINFGKSKSCQAQDTPQFSVP from the exons ATGCCGCCATACCAAACTCCTGACAAAGGCACTGTGATTTATCTAGGAGAAGAAG CTAACAAAACCTCCTGCTTTATGTATTCCCGAGTAAGAGGTCTCTGCCCCTTGAAGCAGATCCTCCGCCAGAAAGAGGACAACACACTGATCTTTGAAGCACGGTTTGAGAGTGGAAATCTGCAGAAGGTAGTCAAAGT CAATGAATTTGAGTACCAGCTGACCCTGCGCACCGACCTCTACACAAGCAGACACACGCAGTGGTACTACTTCCAAGTAAGCAAcatgcaggcagggatgccatATCGCTTCACTATTGTCAACTTTACCAATCATAACAGCCTATATAAACGTGGTTTGCGGCCACTGTTGTACTCAGAAGCCGATGCTAAGAAACACAAGGTTGGCTGGCGAAGGACTGGAAATGAAATCAAGTATTACAAAAACAATGCAGGCCAAGGTGGACATCAGTATTTCTCACTCACTTGGACGTTCCAGTTCCCTCATGACCTAGACACCTGCTACTTTGCCCACTGCTATCCTTACACCTACTCCAACCTGCAGGAGTACCTGGTGGCCATCTCTAAAGATCCAGTGAAGTCCACATTCTGCAAGATTCACATCTTGTGCCATTCACTGGCAGGAAACATAGTGTATGTTTTAACTATCACCAACCCCCCTGAAAGTGGCAAGGGCACCGAGAGAAAGGCTGTGATACTAACTGCCAGGGTGCATCCAGGAGAAACTAACAGTTCCTGGATAATGAAGGGCTTTCTGGATTACATTCTTGGCGATTCAGGCACAGCTCGACTGCTACGGGACAATTTTGTCTTCAAAGTGGTACCCATGCTGAATCCAGATGGTGTGATTGTGGGAAATCACCGCTGTTCTTTAACAGGTCAAGACTTGAACCGCAAATACAGATCTAATGGGAAGAAATGTTATCCTTCCATATGGTATACCCGAAACATGGTCAAAAG AGTGATGGGGGAACGTGATGTTTTTCTGTATTGTGACATCCATGGTCACAacgggaaaaaaaatgtcttcatgtATGGTTGTGAGAGAAAGCAACAAGCAAAATCACCATACATGCATCCACGTGTCTTCCCACTCTTGCTAAGCAAGAGCTGCCCAGATAAG TTCTCATTCACAGACTGCCATTTCAGAGTACGAAAGAGCAAAGAAGGCACAGGTCGAGTGGTAATGTGGAAGATGGGCATCAACAACAGCTACACTTTGGAAGCCTCTATCTGTGGCTCTAAGTTAG gctgcagacagagCACCCATTTCGATATGAAAGACTTGGAGTCAATAGGACAGCATTTCTGTGATGCTCTCTTGGACTACTGTGTTCATAACGAG aCTCAAGGTGTTGAAACTCAACATAAGATATTTCAGGTACCTGACCCAGTAAAAAAAG TAAAATTGCCAATTGCAGCCTCTGCCAAACAAGTAGGAGGGGATTTCAG CTCTGAGAGTCTCACCCATGATCGTAAAGGCAATCAAGAAAAGCCATCTGTGTCACAGGAGGCAGGAAAAAGTGTGTGCCATGATATGATCCCATCCACAAGAGAAAATTTCTGTTCATCCAGCTTTAATCTGGTCTCCcagaagatgaagaaacacaATCGCGAAAGTGTCTCCAAGTCTGCAGAGAAGacatttcaatatttaaaag
- the AGBL3 gene encoding cytosolic carboxypeptidase 3 isoform X1 translates to MPCPAARAAGRDGESPAVGEEGSSDEDPPNSFVTEASEQCAVLTDSVCAHLFPRAKQILLSSDLETVVPHPQEPQNLDDSSPASQFSLVYWPHQCEVIRDRIEHIDWIPTTPEPLYTPTGLEIMPPYQTPDKGTVIYLGEEANKTSCFMYSRVRGLCPLKQILRQKEDNTLIFEARFESGNLQKVVKVNEFEYQLTLRTDLYTSRHTQWYYFQVSNMQAGMPYRFTIVNFTNHNSLYKRGLRPLLYSEADAKKHKVGWRRTGNEIKYYKNNAGQGGHQYFSLTWTFQFPHDLDTCYFAHCYPYTYSNLQEYLVAISKDPVKSTFCKIHILCHSLAGNIVYVLTITNPPESGKGTERKAVILTARVHPGETNSSWIMKGFLDYILGDSGTARLLRDNFVFKVVPMLNPDGVIVGNHRCSLTGQDLNRKYRSNGKKCYPSIWYTRNMVKRVMGERDVFLYCDIHGHNGKKNVFMYGCERKQQAKSPYMHPRVFPLLLSKSCPDKFSFTDCHFRVRKSKEGTGRVVMWKMGINNSYTLEASICGSKLGCRQSTHFDMKDLESIGQHFCDALLDYCVHNETQGVETQHKIFQVPDPVKKVKLPIAASAKQVGGDFSSESLTHDRKGNQEKPSVSQEAGKSVCHDMIPSTRENFCSSSFNLVSQKMKKHNRESVSKSAEKTFQYLKGHDHSTKNNSKQEERKMKERLPSKSTRPKKTRTASQDINFGKSKSCQAQDTPQFSVP, encoded by the exons ATGCCCTGTCCCGCCGCTCGGGCGGCAGGACGGGACGGGGAGAGCCCTGCCGTCGGGGAGGAAGGCAGCTCA gATGAAGACCCCCCTAACTCATTTGTGACAGAAGCCAGTGAGCAGTGTGCTGTTCTTACAG ATTCCGTTTGTGCTCATCTTTTTCCAAGGGCAAAACAGATTCTATTATCATCTGATTTGGAGACAGTGGTACCCCATCCTCAGGAGCCTCAGAATCTGGATGACTCGTCACCTGCCAGTCAGTTTTCCCTGGTGTACTGGCCACACCAATGTGAAGTCATCAGGGACAGAATTGAGCACATTG ACTGGATACCCACTACCCCTGAGCCACTGTACACTCCAACAGGTTTGGAGATAATGCCGCCATACCAAACTCCTGACAAAGGCACTGTGATTTATCTAGGAGAAGAAG CTAACAAAACCTCCTGCTTTATGTATTCCCGAGTAAGAGGTCTCTGCCCCTTGAAGCAGATCCTCCGCCAGAAAGAGGACAACACACTGATCTTTGAAGCACGGTTTGAGAGTGGAAATCTGCAGAAGGTAGTCAAAGT CAATGAATTTGAGTACCAGCTGACCCTGCGCACCGACCTCTACACAAGCAGACACACGCAGTGGTACTACTTCCAAGTAAGCAAcatgcaggcagggatgccatATCGCTTCACTATTGTCAACTTTACCAATCATAACAGCCTATATAAACGTGGTTTGCGGCCACTGTTGTACTCAGAAGCCGATGCTAAGAAACACAAGGTTGGCTGGCGAAGGACTGGAAATGAAATCAAGTATTACAAAAACAATGCAGGCCAAGGTGGACATCAGTATTTCTCACTCACTTGGACGTTCCAGTTCCCTCATGACCTAGACACCTGCTACTTTGCCCACTGCTATCCTTACACCTACTCCAACCTGCAGGAGTACCTGGTGGCCATCTCTAAAGATCCAGTGAAGTCCACATTCTGCAAGATTCACATCTTGTGCCATTCACTGGCAGGAAACATAGTGTATGTTTTAACTATCACCAACCCCCCTGAAAGTGGCAAGGGCACCGAGAGAAAGGCTGTGATACTAACTGCCAGGGTGCATCCAGGAGAAACTAACAGTTCCTGGATAATGAAGGGCTTTCTGGATTACATTCTTGGCGATTCAGGCACAGCTCGACTGCTACGGGACAATTTTGTCTTCAAAGTGGTACCCATGCTGAATCCAGATGGTGTGATTGTGGGAAATCACCGCTGTTCTTTAACAGGTCAAGACTTGAACCGCAAATACAGATCTAATGGGAAGAAATGTTATCCTTCCATATGGTATACCCGAAACATGGTCAAAAG AGTGATGGGGGAACGTGATGTTTTTCTGTATTGTGACATCCATGGTCACAacgggaaaaaaaatgtcttcatgtATGGTTGTGAGAGAAAGCAACAAGCAAAATCACCATACATGCATCCACGTGTCTTCCCACTCTTGCTAAGCAAGAGCTGCCCAGATAAG TTCTCATTCACAGACTGCCATTTCAGAGTACGAAAGAGCAAAGAAGGCACAGGTCGAGTGGTAATGTGGAAGATGGGCATCAACAACAGCTACACTTTGGAAGCCTCTATCTGTGGCTCTAAGTTAG gctgcagacagagCACCCATTTCGATATGAAAGACTTGGAGTCAATAGGACAGCATTTCTGTGATGCTCTCTTGGACTACTGTGTTCATAACGAG aCTCAAGGTGTTGAAACTCAACATAAGATATTTCAGGTACCTGACCCAGTAAAAAAAG TAAAATTGCCAATTGCAGCCTCTGCCAAACAAGTAGGAGGGGATTTCAG CTCTGAGAGTCTCACCCATGATCGTAAAGGCAATCAAGAAAAGCCATCTGTGTCACAGGAGGCAGGAAAAAGTGTGTGCCATGATATGATCCCATCCACAAGAGAAAATTTCTGTTCATCCAGCTTTAATCTGGTCTCCcagaagatgaagaaacacaATCGCGAAAGTGTCTCCAAGTCTGCAGAGAAGacatttcaatatttaaaag